From the Prunus dulcis chromosome 4, ALMONDv2, whole genome shotgun sequence genome, one window contains:
- the LOC117623884 gene encoding transcription factor VOZ1 — translation MRKGSKSNCKSASHKLFKDKAKNRVDDLQGMFMDLLFARKESRSTDAVLLEEQVHQMLREWKAELNEPSPASSLQQGGSLGSFSSDICRLLQLCEEEDDATSPLAAPKPEPNDQNLQVGESFVFREGFTVNQGQHELGFPLADQCKSSPSGVHNAAANNLEGANHLDYHQYELHQEFEHNFYTCFNSTALSGEDALPHVSAYLPSICPPPSAFLGPKCALWDCPRPAQGLDWWQDYCSSFHAALALNEGPPGMGPVLRPGGIGLKDGLLFAALSAKAQGKDVGIPECEGAATAKSPWNAPELFDLLVLEGEIIREWLFFDKPRRAFESGNRKQRSLPDYNGRGWHESRKQVMNEFGGLKRSYYMDPQPLNHFEWHLYEYEINKCDACALYRLELKLVDGKKNSKGKLTNESVADLQKQMGRLSAEFPSDNKRCVKGRAKANEKVGVGNVYYTPNRGGATNGTFDYGIGAPYDYLVENVNGYYLT, via the exons ATGAGGAAGGGTTCCAAGAGTAATTGCAAGTCTGCTTCTCATAAGCTTTTCAAGGACAAAGCAAAGAACCGTGTGGATGACTTGCAGGGAATGTTCATGGACCTCCTATTCGCCAGAAAGGAGAGCCGCTCCACTGATGCTGTCCTCCTCGAAGAACAAGTCCATCAGATGCTGCGCGAATGGAAAGCCGAGCTAAATGAGCCCTCACCAGCTTCTTCCTTGCAGCAA GGCGGCAGTCTTGGTTCGTTCTCTTCAGACATTTGCCGGCTGTTGCAGCTTtgtgaagaggaagatgatgcCACTAGTCCATTAGCTGCACCGAAGCCCGAGCCTAATGATCAAAATTTGCAAGTTGGAGAAAGTTTTGTCTTTCGTGAG GGATTTACTGTGAATCAGGGGCAACATGAACTTGGCTTCCCGTTGGCTGATCAGTGCAAAAGCTCCCCTTCGGGAGTTCACAATGCTGCTGCTAACAATTTGGAAGGGGCTAATCATTTGGACTATCATCAGTATGAATTGCATCAAGAGTTTGAGCACAACTTCTATACTTGTTTTAATAGCACAGCTTTGAGTGGGGAAGATGCGTTGCCTCATGTTTCTGCTTATCTACCAAGTATTTGCCCTCCACCCTCTGCTTTCTTGGGCCCAAAATGTGCACTTTGGGATTGCCCAAGGCCTGCTCAAGGATTGGACTGGTGGCAAGACTACTGCAGTAGCTTTCATGCTGCTTTAGCATTGAATGAAGGACCACCTGGCATGGGTCCGGTCCTTAGACCTGGGGGCATTGGCCTGAAGGATGGCCTACTTTTTGCTGCTCTTAGTGCGAAAGCACAAGGAAAAGATGTCGGTATTCCTGAGTGTGAGGGAGCTGCTACTGCAAAGTCTCCATGGAATGCACCTG AACTCTTTGATCTTTTGGTTCTTGAGGGCGAGATAATTAGGGAGTGGCTCTTTTTTGATAAGCCTCGAAGAGCTTTTGAGAGTGGTAACAGAAAGCAGAGGTCATTGCCAGATTACAATGGACGAGGTTGGCATGAGTCGAGGAAGCAAGTGATGAATGAATTTGGAGGGCTGAAGAGATCCTACTATATGGATCCTCAACCCCTGAACCATTTTGAGTGGCACCTTTACGAATATGAGATCAACAAGTGTGATGCTTGTGCCTTGTATAGATTGGAACTGAAACTTGTTGATGGGAAGAAGAATTCCAAGGGGAAGCTAACTAATGAGTCAGTAGCTGATCTGCAGAAGCAGATGGGAAGGCTTTCTGCCGAGTTCCCCTCGGATAACAAGCGCTGTGTCAAGGGCAGGGCCAAAGCTAACGAGAAGGTTGGTGTTGGAAATGTCTATTACACTCCAAATCGAGGGGGAGCAACAAATGGGACATTTGACTATGGGATTGGTGCACCATACGACTATCTTGTCGAAAATGTCAATGGCTACTATCTAACTTAA
- the LOC117623885 gene encoding transcription elongation factor 1 homolog yields the protein MGKRKSSAKPPPKKRMDKLDTVFSCPFCSHGTSVECRIDMKNLIGEASCRICQESFSTTITALSEPIDVYSEWIDECERVNNLEDDGEGA from the exons ATGGGGAAGAGGAAGTCATCGGCAAAGCCGCCTCCTAAGAAGCGGATGGACAAGCTTGACACCGTCTTCAGCTGTCCCTTCTGCAGCCATGGCACCAGTGTTGAATGCCGCAT TGACATGAAGAACTTGATTGGGGAAGCTTCTTGCAGAATATGCCAAGAGAGCTTCAGCACTACTATCACAG CTTTATCTGAACCAATAGACGT CTACAGTGAATGGATCGATGAATGTGAGAGAGTTAACAACCTCGAAGATGATGGTGAAGGTGCTTAG
- the LOC117623883 gene encoding uncharacterized protein LOC117623883 isoform X4, with the protein MASIQSVFLYNPLLPLRARHSLSTKTLGTPRNLHFTLARSAKKDVPFTEQEVLQAVADSDERVLPGVRTYENDSACLALVGAVDFEQALTAAAADGGQAADEHISSGMPAMVVETLFPGHSDPHSTVSTRLFLPARKVKEKAGKLRRSITEDMLSTATSRNILSMTFRQVVLQLLWNFELVIFRPGTERNMEDLENPREVPPSFTLSSSDERIMSVLAEVVCISALENTERQFLEDFMGKTKSNLVRWFRKPKRTVSKDSSVVIYKLFEDEIVENAKSLLKNFNLTKGSFKPVKTKSKYYRWTPTALSKLEKIGGPEFSSWTSEHVPAYRLKIDANQHKDVKFEGWRKSAENWCEVFLTHSQMVGLADIIDMYYEDLYTMPDKQLSCGVVANSTNLSNKKMGSFLLRMLSVTLASGIFLITISALGQLGFPYPHKGAKYLREDRSFPSSEVDGALYQSVDAVKLEAFCVSLVKKIKDALGWPGEIKMETDVGAWTGKVPNYLRMVVENSSNREDMSTFSSSSEKIDEDLKASAQDIASYQVVLSTDGKIVGFQPLGSVAVNHWAANPLAKELYRGRKLSPGLTEPVLKVQRPNEVAVIELLMSVNSDACFALARPVR; encoded by the exons ATGGCGTCCATTCAATCTGTCTTTCTCTACAATCCTCTCCTTCCCTTAAGAGCTCGTCACTCCCTGTCCACTAAAACCCTCGGAACCCCTCGAAATCTCCATTTTACCCTCGCCCGTTCTGCGAAGAAAGATGTCCCATTTACAGAGCAAGAGGTCCTCCAAGCCGTGGCCGATTCCGACGAGAGAGTCCTTCCCGGAGTAAGGACGTACGAGAACGACTCGGCTTGTCTCGCTTTAGTCGGCGCCGTCGACTTCGAGCAGGCTCTGACGGCAGCTGCAGCCGATGGAGGACAAGCCGCCGACGAGCATATCAGCTCGGGCATGCCAGCTATGGTTGTGGAGACCTTGTTCCCGGGCCATTCGGACCCCCACAGCACAGTCTCGACCCGGCTG TTTCTGCCTGCTAGAAAAGTTAAAGAAAAAGCTGGTAAACTGAGAAGGTCCATCACAGAAGATATGCTGTCAACCGCTACGTCCAGAAACATACTTTCCATGACATTTAGACAAGTAGTGTTACAACTGCTTTGGAACTTCGAACTGGTTATCTTTAGACCTGGAACAGAAAGGAATATGGAGGATCTGGAGAACCCAAGAGAG GTCCCTCCATCCTTCACCCTTAGTTCATCGGATGAACGGATTATGTCTGTGCTCGCAGAAGTTGTGTGCATATCTGCTCTTGAAAACACTGAAAGACAATTTCTTGAAGATTTCATGGGCAAAACTAAAAGTAATCTGGTCCGCTGGTTCCGAAAGCCTAAAAGGACTGTATCAAAAGATTCCTCAGTTGTCATATACAAACTATTTGAAGATGAGATAGTTGAAAATGCCAAGAGTTTGCTGAAGAATTTTAATTTAACAAAGGGAAGTTTTAAGCctgtaaaaacaaaatccaagtACTATCGATGGACACCAACTGCACTCTCTAAATTGGAAAAGATTGGTGGTCCTGAGTTTAGTTCTTGGACTAGTGAGCATGTTCCTGCTTACCGGCTAAAAATTGATGCTAATCAACATAAAGATGTGAAATTTGAAGGCTGGAGAAAATCTGCAGAAAATTGGTGTGAAGTTTTTTTGACACACTCCCAAATg GTTGGATTGGCGGACATAATAGATATGTATTACGAAGATCTTTACACAATGCCGGATAAGCAACTATCATGTGGTGTTGTTGCAAATTCCACTAATTTGTCAAATAAGAAG ATGGGCTCTTTCTTGTTAAGAATGCTATCTGTCACCCTTGCAAGTGGAATTTTTCTCATTACAATCAGTGCCCTTGGCCAACTTGGTTTTCCCTATCCACATAAAGGTGCAAAGTATTTGAGAGAAGACAGGTCTTTTCCATCATCTGAAGTTGATGGTGCACTATATCAGTCGGTGGATGCTGTGAAG TTGGAAGCATTTTGCGTCTCACTTgtcaaaaagataaaagatgCCCTGGGTTGGCCGGGTGAGATCAAGATGGAAACAGATGTGGGTGCTTGGACTGGTAAAGTACCAAATTACTTGAGGATGGTAGTTGAAAATTCGTCCAACAGGGAAGACATGtcaactttttcttcctcttcagaGAAAATTGATGAAGACTTGAAAGCATCAGCACAAGATATCGCTAGTTATCAG GTGGTTCTGTCAACCGATGGTAAGATAGTGGGCTTCCAACCTTTGGGCAGTGTGGCTGTTAACCATTGGGCTGCCAATCCCTTAGCAAAAGAATTATATAGAGGGCGAAAACTTTCACCTG GTTTAACAGAACCGGTTCTTAAGGTCCAGCGTCCAAATGAGGTTGCTGTCATAGAGTTGTTGATGTCAGTAAATTCAGATGCCTGTTTTGCTTTGGCCAGGCCAGTTCGATAA
- the LOC117623883 gene encoding uncharacterized protein LOC117623883 isoform X2, with product MASIQSVFLYNPLLPLRARHSLSTKTLGTPRNLHFTLARSAKKDVPFTEQEVLQAVADSDERVLPGVRTYENDSACLALVGAVDFEQALTAAAADGGQAADEHISSGMPAMVVETLFPGHSDPHSTVSTRLFLPARKVKEKAGKLRRSITEDMLSTATSRNILSMTFRQVVLQLLWNFELVIFRPGTERNMEDLENPREVPPSFTLSSSDERIMSVLAEVVCISALENTERQFLEDFMGKTKSNLVRWFRKPKRTVSKDSSVVIYKLFEDEIVENAKSLLKNFNLTKGSFKPVKTKSKYYRWTPTALSKLEKIGGPEFSSWTSEHVPAYRLKIDANQHKDVKFEGWRKSAENWCEVFLTHSQMVGLADIIDMYYEDLYTMPDKQLSCGVVANSTNLSNKKICSQPRLQLLQMGSFLLRMLSVTLASGIFLITISALGQLGFPYPHKGAKYLREDRSFPSSEVDGALYQSVDAVKLEAFCVSLVKKIKDALGWPGEIKMETDVGAWTGKVPNYLRMVVENSSNREDMSTFSSSSEKIDEDLKASAQDIASYQVVLSTDGKIVGFQPLGSVAVNHWAANPLAKELYRGRKLSPGLTEPVLKVQRPNEVAVIELLMSVNSDACFALARPVR from the exons ATGGCGTCCATTCAATCTGTCTTTCTCTACAATCCTCTCCTTCCCTTAAGAGCTCGTCACTCCCTGTCCACTAAAACCCTCGGAACCCCTCGAAATCTCCATTTTACCCTCGCCCGTTCTGCGAAGAAAGATGTCCCATTTACAGAGCAAGAGGTCCTCCAAGCCGTGGCCGATTCCGACGAGAGAGTCCTTCCCGGAGTAAGGACGTACGAGAACGACTCGGCTTGTCTCGCTTTAGTCGGCGCCGTCGACTTCGAGCAGGCTCTGACGGCAGCTGCAGCCGATGGAGGACAAGCCGCCGACGAGCATATCAGCTCGGGCATGCCAGCTATGGTTGTGGAGACCTTGTTCCCGGGCCATTCGGACCCCCACAGCACAGTCTCGACCCGGCTG TTTCTGCCTGCTAGAAAAGTTAAAGAAAAAGCTGGTAAACTGAGAAGGTCCATCACAGAAGATATGCTGTCAACCGCTACGTCCAGAAACATACTTTCCATGACATTTAGACAAGTAGTGTTACAACTGCTTTGGAACTTCGAACTGGTTATCTTTAGACCTGGAACAGAAAGGAATATGGAGGATCTGGAGAACCCAAGAGAG GTCCCTCCATCCTTCACCCTTAGTTCATCGGATGAACGGATTATGTCTGTGCTCGCAGAAGTTGTGTGCATATCTGCTCTTGAAAACACTGAAAGACAATTTCTTGAAGATTTCATGGGCAAAACTAAAAGTAATCTGGTCCGCTGGTTCCGAAAGCCTAAAAGGACTGTATCAAAAGATTCCTCAGTTGTCATATACAAACTATTTGAAGATGAGATAGTTGAAAATGCCAAGAGTTTGCTGAAGAATTTTAATTTAACAAAGGGAAGTTTTAAGCctgtaaaaacaaaatccaagtACTATCGATGGACACCAACTGCACTCTCTAAATTGGAAAAGATTGGTGGTCCTGAGTTTAGTTCTTGGACTAGTGAGCATGTTCCTGCTTACCGGCTAAAAATTGATGCTAATCAACATAAAGATGTGAAATTTGAAGGCTGGAGAAAATCTGCAGAAAATTGGTGTGAAGTTTTTTTGACACACTCCCAAATg GTTGGATTGGCGGACATAATAGATATGTATTACGAAGATCTTTACACAATGCCGGATAAGCAACTATCATGTGGTGTTGTTGCAAATTCCACTAATTTGTCAAATAAGAAG ATCTGTTCTCAACCCAGATTGCAATTACTGCAG ATGGGCTCTTTCTTGTTAAGAATGCTATCTGTCACCCTTGCAAGTGGAATTTTTCTCATTACAATCAGTGCCCTTGGCCAACTTGGTTTTCCCTATCCACATAAAGGTGCAAAGTATTTGAGAGAAGACAGGTCTTTTCCATCATCTGAAGTTGATGGTGCACTATATCAGTCGGTGGATGCTGTGAAG TTGGAAGCATTTTGCGTCTCACTTgtcaaaaagataaaagatgCCCTGGGTTGGCCGGGTGAGATCAAGATGGAAACAGATGTGGGTGCTTGGACTGGTAAAGTACCAAATTACTTGAGGATGGTAGTTGAAAATTCGTCCAACAGGGAAGACATGtcaactttttcttcctcttcagaGAAAATTGATGAAGACTTGAAAGCATCAGCACAAGATATCGCTAGTTATCAG GTGGTTCTGTCAACCGATGGTAAGATAGTGGGCTTCCAACCTTTGGGCAGTGTGGCTGTTAACCATTGGGCTGCCAATCCCTTAGCAAAAGAATTATATAGAGGGCGAAAACTTTCACCTG GTTTAACAGAACCGGTTCTTAAGGTCCAGCGTCCAAATGAGGTTGCTGTCATAGAGTTGTTGATGTCAGTAAATTCAGATGCCTGTTTTGCTTTGGCCAGGCCAGTTCGATAA
- the LOC117623883 gene encoding uncharacterized protein LOC117623883 isoform X3, which translates to MASIQSVFLYNPLLPLRARHSLSTKTLGTPRNLHFTLARSAKKDVPFTEQEVLQAVADSDERVLPGVRTYENDSACLALVGAVDFEQALTAAAADGGQAADEHISSGMPAMVVETLFPGHSDPHSTVSTRLFLPARKVKEKAGKLRRSITEDMLSTATSRNILSMTFRQVVLQLLWNFELVIFRPGTERNMEDLENPREQVPPSFTLSSSDERIMSVLAEVVCISALENTERQFLEDFMGKTKSNLVRWFRKPKRTVSKDSSVVIYKLFEDEIVENAKSLLKNFNLTKGSFKPVKTKSKYYRWTPTALSKLEKIGGPEFSSWTSEHVPAYRLKIDANQHKDVKFEGWRKSAENWCEVFLTHSQMVGLADIIDMYYEDLYTMPDKQLSCGVVANSTNLSNKKMGSFLLRMLSVTLASGIFLITISALGQLGFPYPHKGAKYLREDRSFPSSEVDGALYQSVDAVKLEAFCVSLVKKIKDALGWPGEIKMETDVGAWTGKVPNYLRMVVENSSNREDMSTFSSSSEKIDEDLKASAQDIASYQVVLSTDGKIVGFQPLGSVAVNHWAANPLAKELYRGRKLSPGLTEPVLKVQRPNEVAVIELLMSVNSDACFALARPVR; encoded by the exons ATGGCGTCCATTCAATCTGTCTTTCTCTACAATCCTCTCCTTCCCTTAAGAGCTCGTCACTCCCTGTCCACTAAAACCCTCGGAACCCCTCGAAATCTCCATTTTACCCTCGCCCGTTCTGCGAAGAAAGATGTCCCATTTACAGAGCAAGAGGTCCTCCAAGCCGTGGCCGATTCCGACGAGAGAGTCCTTCCCGGAGTAAGGACGTACGAGAACGACTCGGCTTGTCTCGCTTTAGTCGGCGCCGTCGACTTCGAGCAGGCTCTGACGGCAGCTGCAGCCGATGGAGGACAAGCCGCCGACGAGCATATCAGCTCGGGCATGCCAGCTATGGTTGTGGAGACCTTGTTCCCGGGCCATTCGGACCCCCACAGCACAGTCTCGACCCGGCTG TTTCTGCCTGCTAGAAAAGTTAAAGAAAAAGCTGGTAAACTGAGAAGGTCCATCACAGAAGATATGCTGTCAACCGCTACGTCCAGAAACATACTTTCCATGACATTTAGACAAGTAGTGTTACAACTGCTTTGGAACTTCGAACTGGTTATCTTTAGACCTGGAACAGAAAGGAATATGGAGGATCTGGAGAACCCAAGAGAG CAGGTCCCTCCATCCTTCACCCTTAGTTCATCGGATGAACGGATTATGTCTGTGCTCGCAGAAGTTGTGTGCATATCTGCTCTTGAAAACACTGAAAGACAATTTCTTGAAGATTTCATGGGCAAAACTAAAAGTAATCTGGTCCGCTGGTTCCGAAAGCCTAAAAGGACTGTATCAAAAGATTCCTCAGTTGTCATATACAAACTATTTGAAGATGAGATAGTTGAAAATGCCAAGAGTTTGCTGAAGAATTTTAATTTAACAAAGGGAAGTTTTAAGCctgtaaaaacaaaatccaagtACTATCGATGGACACCAACTGCACTCTCTAAATTGGAAAAGATTGGTGGTCCTGAGTTTAGTTCTTGGACTAGTGAGCATGTTCCTGCTTACCGGCTAAAAATTGATGCTAATCAACATAAAGATGTGAAATTTGAAGGCTGGAGAAAATCTGCAGAAAATTGGTGTGAAGTTTTTTTGACACACTCCCAAATg GTTGGATTGGCGGACATAATAGATATGTATTACGAAGATCTTTACACAATGCCGGATAAGCAACTATCATGTGGTGTTGTTGCAAATTCCACTAATTTGTCAAATAAGAAG ATGGGCTCTTTCTTGTTAAGAATGCTATCTGTCACCCTTGCAAGTGGAATTTTTCTCATTACAATCAGTGCCCTTGGCCAACTTGGTTTTCCCTATCCACATAAAGGTGCAAAGTATTTGAGAGAAGACAGGTCTTTTCCATCATCTGAAGTTGATGGTGCACTATATCAGTCGGTGGATGCTGTGAAG TTGGAAGCATTTTGCGTCTCACTTgtcaaaaagataaaagatgCCCTGGGTTGGCCGGGTGAGATCAAGATGGAAACAGATGTGGGTGCTTGGACTGGTAAAGTACCAAATTACTTGAGGATGGTAGTTGAAAATTCGTCCAACAGGGAAGACATGtcaactttttcttcctcttcagaGAAAATTGATGAAGACTTGAAAGCATCAGCACAAGATATCGCTAGTTATCAG GTGGTTCTGTCAACCGATGGTAAGATAGTGGGCTTCCAACCTTTGGGCAGTGTGGCTGTTAACCATTGGGCTGCCAATCCCTTAGCAAAAGAATTATATAGAGGGCGAAAACTTTCACCTG GTTTAACAGAACCGGTTCTTAAGGTCCAGCGTCCAAATGAGGTTGCTGTCATAGAGTTGTTGATGTCAGTAAATTCAGATGCCTGTTTTGCTTTGGCCAGGCCAGTTCGATAA
- the LOC117623883 gene encoding uncharacterized protein LOC117623883 isoform X1 — protein MASIQSVFLYNPLLPLRARHSLSTKTLGTPRNLHFTLARSAKKDVPFTEQEVLQAVADSDERVLPGVRTYENDSACLALVGAVDFEQALTAAAADGGQAADEHISSGMPAMVVETLFPGHSDPHSTVSTRLFLPARKVKEKAGKLRRSITEDMLSTATSRNILSMTFRQVVLQLLWNFELVIFRPGTERNMEDLENPREQVPPSFTLSSSDERIMSVLAEVVCISALENTERQFLEDFMGKTKSNLVRWFRKPKRTVSKDSSVVIYKLFEDEIVENAKSLLKNFNLTKGSFKPVKTKSKYYRWTPTALSKLEKIGGPEFSSWTSEHVPAYRLKIDANQHKDVKFEGWRKSAENWCEVFLTHSQMVGLADIIDMYYEDLYTMPDKQLSCGVVANSTNLSNKKICSQPRLQLLQMGSFLLRMLSVTLASGIFLITISALGQLGFPYPHKGAKYLREDRSFPSSEVDGALYQSVDAVKLEAFCVSLVKKIKDALGWPGEIKMETDVGAWTGKVPNYLRMVVENSSNREDMSTFSSSSEKIDEDLKASAQDIASYQVVLSTDGKIVGFQPLGSVAVNHWAANPLAKELYRGRKLSPGLTEPVLKVQRPNEVAVIELLMSVNSDACFALARPVR, from the exons ATGGCGTCCATTCAATCTGTCTTTCTCTACAATCCTCTCCTTCCCTTAAGAGCTCGTCACTCCCTGTCCACTAAAACCCTCGGAACCCCTCGAAATCTCCATTTTACCCTCGCCCGTTCTGCGAAGAAAGATGTCCCATTTACAGAGCAAGAGGTCCTCCAAGCCGTGGCCGATTCCGACGAGAGAGTCCTTCCCGGAGTAAGGACGTACGAGAACGACTCGGCTTGTCTCGCTTTAGTCGGCGCCGTCGACTTCGAGCAGGCTCTGACGGCAGCTGCAGCCGATGGAGGACAAGCCGCCGACGAGCATATCAGCTCGGGCATGCCAGCTATGGTTGTGGAGACCTTGTTCCCGGGCCATTCGGACCCCCACAGCACAGTCTCGACCCGGCTG TTTCTGCCTGCTAGAAAAGTTAAAGAAAAAGCTGGTAAACTGAGAAGGTCCATCACAGAAGATATGCTGTCAACCGCTACGTCCAGAAACATACTTTCCATGACATTTAGACAAGTAGTGTTACAACTGCTTTGGAACTTCGAACTGGTTATCTTTAGACCTGGAACAGAAAGGAATATGGAGGATCTGGAGAACCCAAGAGAG CAGGTCCCTCCATCCTTCACCCTTAGTTCATCGGATGAACGGATTATGTCTGTGCTCGCAGAAGTTGTGTGCATATCTGCTCTTGAAAACACTGAAAGACAATTTCTTGAAGATTTCATGGGCAAAACTAAAAGTAATCTGGTCCGCTGGTTCCGAAAGCCTAAAAGGACTGTATCAAAAGATTCCTCAGTTGTCATATACAAACTATTTGAAGATGAGATAGTTGAAAATGCCAAGAGTTTGCTGAAGAATTTTAATTTAACAAAGGGAAGTTTTAAGCctgtaaaaacaaaatccaagtACTATCGATGGACACCAACTGCACTCTCTAAATTGGAAAAGATTGGTGGTCCTGAGTTTAGTTCTTGGACTAGTGAGCATGTTCCTGCTTACCGGCTAAAAATTGATGCTAATCAACATAAAGATGTGAAATTTGAAGGCTGGAGAAAATCTGCAGAAAATTGGTGTGAAGTTTTTTTGACACACTCCCAAATg GTTGGATTGGCGGACATAATAGATATGTATTACGAAGATCTTTACACAATGCCGGATAAGCAACTATCATGTGGTGTTGTTGCAAATTCCACTAATTTGTCAAATAAGAAG ATCTGTTCTCAACCCAGATTGCAATTACTGCAG ATGGGCTCTTTCTTGTTAAGAATGCTATCTGTCACCCTTGCAAGTGGAATTTTTCTCATTACAATCAGTGCCCTTGGCCAACTTGGTTTTCCCTATCCACATAAAGGTGCAAAGTATTTGAGAGAAGACAGGTCTTTTCCATCATCTGAAGTTGATGGTGCACTATATCAGTCGGTGGATGCTGTGAAG TTGGAAGCATTTTGCGTCTCACTTgtcaaaaagataaaagatgCCCTGGGTTGGCCGGGTGAGATCAAGATGGAAACAGATGTGGGTGCTTGGACTGGTAAAGTACCAAATTACTTGAGGATGGTAGTTGAAAATTCGTCCAACAGGGAAGACATGtcaactttttcttcctcttcagaGAAAATTGATGAAGACTTGAAAGCATCAGCACAAGATATCGCTAGTTATCAG GTGGTTCTGTCAACCGATGGTAAGATAGTGGGCTTCCAACCTTTGGGCAGTGTGGCTGTTAACCATTGGGCTGCCAATCCCTTAGCAAAAGAATTATATAGAGGGCGAAAACTTTCACCTG GTTTAACAGAACCGGTTCTTAAGGTCCAGCGTCCAAATGAGGTTGCTGTCATAGAGTTGTTGATGTCAGTAAATTCAGATGCCTGTTTTGCTTTGGCCAGGCCAGTTCGATAA
- the LOC117623811 gene encoding cyanidin 3-O-galactoside 2''-O-xylosyltransferase FGGT1-like gives MADQTLHIAMYPWFAMGHLTSFLHISNKLAQRGHRISFFSPSKVQQKLEAFNLHSHRISFIPIDVPHVDGLPPGTETTADVPSLLQPLLVTAMDLTRPAIEQALCELRPNFVFFDFTHWLPELLHKLDIGIKSVYYCTISPVTVGFLMCPERKLLEISLTEADLMEPPPSFPASSIKLQTHEARALVGASLMEFGRGVTFLERQMGSFSNCDAIAFKTCREMEGPYCDYVETQFGKPVILAGPVVPESPTTELDEKWAKWFDGFKAKTVIYCAFGSECILNKAQLQELLLGFELTGLPFFAALKPPMGVESIEAALPEGFEERVQGRGIVHGGWVQQPLILKHPSVGCFVTHCGSGSLSEALVNECRLVLLPNMGDQIINARMMSRDLKVGVEVEKGDEDGVFTTEGVCKAVKTVMDDESEVAKEVWTNHAKWREFLSGKELENSCLNSFEQKLQQLLQ, from the coding sequence ATGGCTGACCAAACCCTTCACATTGCCATGTACCCTTGGTTTGCCATGGGGCACCTGACCTCATTTCTGCACATCTCCAACAAACTTGCTCAAAGAGGCCACAGAATCTCCTTCTTTTCACCATCAAAAGTACAACAAAAGTTGGAGGCTTTTAATCTCCACTCTCATCGCATTTCCTTCATCCCAATCGACGTCCCACATGTCGACGGCCTTCCTCCCGGCACCGAAACCACAGCCGACGTTCCTTCCCTCTTGCAGCCTCTCCTCGTGACCGCCATGGACCTCACACGCCCTGCCATTGAACAAGCACTTTGTGAGCTCAGGCccaactttgttttctttgactTCACACATTGGCTGCCCGAGTTGTTGCATAAGCTGGATATAGGCATCAAGTCTGTGTATTACTGCACAATTAGTCCGGTAACTGTGGGGTTTCTGATGTGCCCGGAAAGAAAACTTTTGGAAATATCATTGACAGAAGCTGATCTTATGGAGCCTCCACCATCTTTCCCTGCATCATCAATCAAGCTACAAACCCACGAAGCTCGAGCGCTGGTGGGCGCCTCATTGATGGAATTTGGGCGTGGGGTTACATTCCTGGAACGCCAAATGGGCTCTTTTAGCAACTGTGATGCCATTGCTTTCAAAACTTGCAGAGAAATGGAAGGGCCTTATTGTGATTATGTTGAAACCCAGTTTGGAAAGCCAGTGATTCTTGCAGGGCCGGTGGTGCCAGAGTCCCCAACTACAGAGTTAGATGAGAAATGGGCAAAATGGTTTGATGGGTTCAAAGCCAAAACCGTGATATACTGTGCGTTTGGCAGTGAATGCATTCTGAACAAGGCTCAGTTGCAGGAATTGCTATTGGGTTTTGAGCTTACGGGTCTGCCATTCTTCGCAGCCCTGAAGCCACCCATGGGAGTCGAATCGATTGAGGCAGCATTGCCAGAAGGGTTTGAAGAGAGGGTGCAAGGAAGAGGAATTGTTCATGGGGGTTGGGTTCAGCAGCCATTGATATTGAAGCACCCTTCTGTGGGGTGCTTTGTGACCCATTGCGGTTCGGGGTCTTTATCGGAGGCTCTGGTGAATGAGTGCCGATTGGTGCTGCTGCCAAATATGGGAGATCAGATCATCAATGCAAGAATGATGAGCAGGGATTTGAAAGTGGGAGTGGAGGTTGAGAAAGGAGATGAAGATGGGGTGTTTACAACGGAGGGTGTCTGCAAGGCTGTGAAAACTGTGATGGATGATGAGAGTGAGGTAGCCAAAGAGGTGTGGACCAACCATGCTAAGTGGAGGGAGTTTCTCTCAGGCAAAGAGCTTGAGAACTCTTGCTTAAATAGCTTTGAACAGAAGCTGCAGCAACTGCTTCaatga